The nucleotide window TCGGTTGCCAGCAGCACCTTGGGCCCATCGATCCCCTCGATGGCGGGCCTGCGTTCGGTTGCGCCGATTGCGATGCCGAGCGCCTCAGGCTCGAGGGCGCGCACAAGCTCGGGCGTGGCCTCGCAACCGAGCATCACGCGGATGTCCCTCTTGGCAAGCTGGGCCCTGTAGTGGCCAAGGAGTCGCGCCACCTCCGACTTGTGGCTCTCCCGTGCGATGAAGCGCAGCATGCCGCCAGGCTCGTCCTCGCGTTCGACCAGCGTCACGCGGTGACCACGGTCGAAGGCGGTGATGGCCGCCCTCATGCCGCCTGGTCCCGCACCAAGGATGACCACGTTGCGGCCTGTGTTGGCACGGGCGATTCCCTTGGGGACAAAGGACTCGTTGTGGTAGTGCGGGTTGACGGAGCATCCCACGTTCCAGTGGTCCGAGGCGATGTGGTAGCAGTTGTTGCACCTCAGGCAGGGAACGATGTCCTCGGGCCTGCCCTCCATGGCCTTCCTCGGCCAGTCGGGGTCGGCGATGAGCGTGCGACCAAAGGCGACGGCATCGACGTCGTTGCGGGCGAGGGCGTCCTCGGCCACCTGTGGCGTCATGAACGCGCCCACAACCGAAACGGGGATGCTCACGGCCCGCTTTACTTGGCGTGCCCAGCCGAGGTTGGTCATCTCCGGCTCGAGGTTGGTGGTGATGCAGTGGACGTTCGCGACGGTGTTCTTGTCGATGCCCGAGGAGACCTGGATCATGTCTACGTACCTCTCGGCCATCCTGGAGAACGCGAGCACGTCTGGGAACTCGATGGACCCCTCGACCCACTCATAGGCGCTGATGCGCATCTCGACAGGGTAGTGCGGCCCGACGGCATTGCGGACGGCCTCGAGGATGCGCAGGGGGAACCTGGCCCTGTTCTCGATGCTGCCGCCGTACTCGTCGCTTCGGTGGTTGTAGAAGGGAGAGAGGAACTGGTCGGGCAGCCAGCCGTGACCAAAGTGGAGGAGGATGGCGTCGAATCCGATCTTTCTGCAAGACGCGACCGTCCGGGAGTACCAGTCGAGCGTCTCCTGCATCATGGCCTCGTCCATGGCGCGCACCTTGGTACCGTCGGGCATGGTGAGCGAGCAGGGGCCCTTTGCGTAGTCCCTCACCCGCGACTCGCGCCCTCCGTGGAAGATCTCGATGGAGGCCTTGGAGCCCGCCTGGTGGACCTTGAGGACGCGCTTGCGCGTCGCCTCGCGCTCGTACTTCGCAAATGGCCAGGGCTCGTCCTCGCTTGCGAAGCTCGATCTGCCAGGCTCGACGATGGCGTGCCCGGCCACCACGAGCGCCGCACCGCCCAGGGCCTTCTCGTCGAAGGCGTCACCCGTCGGCGTTGCGATGATGCGGTTCCTCAGGATCATACCGTTGACGTTCAGCGGACGAAGGAGCTGCTCGAACACGCCCTGTCACCTCCCTTGCATCGCCGTCCTCTGCCGGCAAGGATAGGTGACGGGTCGGTGGGAGAAGCCCTTGGGGGTCAAGTTGTTGAATTGCTTTCAGCTCTGAGGCGAGAAAGTGCCTCCGACATGAAAATGCTTTTCAGACAAGGGGGAGTGGGGGAGAGGAAGGTCTCCATCGCGCTCACCGAGGCTGACGTCATGGGCGCCAGACGCGGCGGGTCCGCCTACAACCCCACATCGGGCGATGTGGGCGCCCACTAGGTCCCCCGCGCCTGCCCCGCGAGGGACGTCGCGTTTGCCCCGCGAGGGGACGTCTTGCCTGTTCAGATTTGTCGCAGTCGGCACGACGCCTTGGGATGCGACGCCTTGGGATGCGACGCCTTGGGATAGATGCTATAAATAGGCACGGGCGCGCCGATTGGTGCGCCCACGAGGTGCCTGGCATGGCAGCCTTGGTGAGCCCTTGCCCCTCCTGGGGAATTATGATCGGGCATCAATCTGCCAGGCGCGAAGAGAGGACGGCAGGGGGCCGTCCGAGACCCAGGGGGGACATAACGTGAGAGAGTACCTGGTAAGCGCGTCGGACGTGCTCGAGGAGTGCGCAACCGATGCCGAGCAGGGCCTTGGTGCCGGTGTCGCAGAGGAGCTGCTCAGGCAGAACGGCCCAAACAAGCTCAAGGAGGCCGAGAGGACCCCACTCTGGATCCGCTTCTTCCAGCAGATGGGCGATCCCATGGTCATCATGCTGATCGTGGCTGCGGTCATCTCGGCCGCAACGAGCGTGGTGCAGGGCGAGGCCGACTTCGCCGACGTGGTCATCATCATGTTCGTCGTCATCCTCAACTCCGTCCTCGGCGTCGTGCAG belongs to Olsenella uli DSM 7084 and includes:
- a CDS encoding oxidoreductase gives rise to the protein MFEQLLRPLNVNGMILRNRIIATPTGDAFDEKALGGAALVVAGHAIVEPGRSSFASEDEPWPFAKYEREATRKRVLKVHQAGSKASIEIFHGGRESRVRDYAKGPCSLTMPDGTKVRAMDEAMMQETLDWYSRTVASCRKIGFDAILLHFGHGWLPDQFLSPFYNHRSDEYGGSIENRARFPLRILEAVRNAVGPHYPVEMRISAYEWVEGSIEFPDVLAFSRMAERYVDMIQVSSGIDKNTVANVHCITTNLEPEMTNLGWARQVKRAVSIPVSVVGAFMTPQVAEDALARNDVDAVAFGRTLIADPDWPRKAMEGRPEDIVPCLRCNNCYHIASDHWNVGCSVNPHYHNESFVPKGIARANTGRNVVILGAGPGGMRAAITAFDRGHRVTLVEREDEPGGMLRFIARESHKSEVARLLGHYRAQLAKRDIRVMLGCEATPELVRALEPEALGIAIGATERRPAIEGIDGPKVLLATEVIMRADELEGRIVILGGGSIGCELALELAERGRQVLVIEMAHALAGNANALYREALRQKFELHPNIKAALGNSCTKVSAEHVEYADDAGRRQKAAYDHMIVSVGLAPQTDLVERFHGIVPDTATIGDCVRPSSIMNANFEGHTFALNI